The following coding sequences lie in one Fusarium poae strain DAOMC 252244 chromosome 1, whole genome shotgun sequence genomic window:
- a CDS encoding hypothetical protein (BUSCO:31300at5125) produces MERPSTPPRATKPAPVISPPTPEVTKRIEENRLRAKAIRDQREAEQRATGTVPEIPKSSGGFVPTDDVYISKTANGKRPYSSISTTEPKGTNRDGRNKDEETLRPARKFTKFVDYNMSAMTDTKGGFLSTEDDPHNYALGGKKQEDAQQRPKHMTVQEWERLQLIKNLKRLKAGPFEPGISVLADDETRKKCRDCNSLEIDFVWEEVFHLCVCNKCKEKYPEKYSLLTKTECKEDYLLTDPELRDPELLPHLSKPNPHKSHWHDMMLFLRCQVEEYAIKTKWGSSEALDAEYEKRETQKKARKEAKFKEKLLDLKKKTRTDAFRRQAGNLSKSGASKFGDAIGGGKHVHEWGRTVENEDGMTVKTCVDCGMEVEEMEF; encoded by the exons ATGGAACGACCATCCACACCACCACGGGCGACAAAGCCTGCGCCTGTCATTTCTCCCCCTACGCCAGAAGTTACGAAGCGCATA GAAGAAAACAGACTCCGCGCAAAGGCAATCCGAGATCAGCGTGAAGCTGAACAACGAGCGACTGGCACCGTTCCCGAGATTCCCAAAAGCTCCGGCGGCTTCGTACCAACAGATGATGTCTACATCTCTAAAACTGCCAACGGAAAGCGACCTTATAGCTCCATCTCGACGACAGAACCTAAGGGAACGAATCGAGATGGGCGcaacaaagatgaagaaaccCTGCGCCCTGCGCGCAAGTTTACAAAGTTCGTGGATTATAATATGAGTGCCATGACAGATACAAAAGGTGGTTTCTTGTCGACGGAAGATGATCCCCATAACTATGCGCTCGGTGGCAAGAAACAGGAAGATGCACAGCAACGACCAAAGCACATGACTGTTCAGGAGTGGGAGAGATTACAGTTAATAAAGAACCTGAAGCGACTAAAGGCTGGACCATTCGAACCGGGTATTAGTGTTCTCGCCGATGACGAGACACGAAAGAAATGCAGGGATTGCAACAGCTTGGAGATCGATTTTGTATGGGAAGAGGTCTTCCATCTTTGTGTCTGCAACAAATGCAAGGAGAAATATCCGGAGAAGTACTCACTGTTGACCAAAACCGAGTGCAAAGAAGACTATTTGCTTACAGACC CCGAGCTACGAGACCCTGAACTATTACCTCATCTTTCCAAGCCAAACCCTCACAAATCCCACTGGCACGACATGATGTTGTTCCTTCGCTGTCAAGTGGAGGAGTATGCCATCAAGACGAAGTGGGGTTCATCAGAGGCATTAGACGCCGAGTACGAGAAGCGCGAGACTCAAAAGAAGGCTCGTAAGGAGGCCAAGTTTAAGGAGAAGTTATTGGATctgaagaaaaagacaagaacAGACGCTTTCCGCCGACAGGCCGGTAACCTGAGCAAATCTGGGGCAAGCAAGTTTGGAGATGCAATAGGGGGTGGGAAGCATGTGCATGAGTGGGGAAGGACAGTTGAAAACGAGGACGGCATGACAGTCAAGACTTGTGTTGACTGTGGTATGGAAGTCGAGGAAATGGAATTTTGA
- a CDS encoding hypothetical protein (TransMembrane:1 (o29-51i)~BUSCO:51142at5125), producing MALSPQITNLVIILGMMQVSKRVPFDDPFVLNVVRAVYLASNVIIAGLYFYTQLKINKKKDLTTLKYVEPAPMGSSEEGKLVTTTIHAYDNEQIRTAFRGQAMGMAMMAFMHLYMNYTNPLLIQSIIPLKSAFENNMVKIHIFGKPAAGDLKRPFKQPAGFMSAMQGGPAQSDKKAVEAAERSGRGGAKEE from the exons ATGGCTCTCTCTCCTCAAAT CACCAACCTGGTCATCATCCTGGGTATGATGCAGGTCTCCAAGCGCGTTCCTTTCGATGATCCTTTTGTGCTCAACGTTGTCCGTGCCGTCTACCTTGCCAGCAACGTTATCATTGCTGGTCTCTACTTCTACACCCAGCtgaagatcaacaagaagaagg ACCTCACCACCCTCAAGTATGTTGAGCCCGCTCCTATGGGTTCCTCTGAGGAGGGCAAGCtcgtcaccaccaccattCACGCCTACGACAACGAGCAGATCCGCACCGCTTTCCGTGGCCAGGCCATGGGTATGGCCATGATGGCCTTCATGCACTTGTACATGAACTACACCAACCCTCTTCTCATCCAGAGCATCATCCCTCTCAAGAGCGCTTTCGAGAACAACATGGTCAAGATTCACATCTTTGGCAAGCCTGCCGCTGGTGACCTCAAGCGTCCCTTCAAGCAGCCTGCCGGTTTCATGAGCGCCATGCAGGGTGGCCCTGCCCAGAGCGACAAGAAGGCCGTTGAGGCCGCTGAGCGTTCTGGCCGCGGTGGCGCCAAGGAGGAGTAA